In Marinicauda algicola, one DNA window encodes the following:
- a CDS encoding DUF6691 family protein: MRSILSAGLSGLLFGLGLAVSGMINPAKVLNFLDLAGSWDPSLALVMASALAVTAIGYRLVLRREAPVFEMRFQLPTATRLDARLLGGAALFGVGWGLAGLCPGPAITAAGLALPQVFVFLAAMLATIALYRWGTAGPLLRNRRA, encoded by the coding sequence ATGAGATCCATCCTGTCGGCCGGCCTGTCCGGCCTCCTGTTCGGCCTGGGGCTTGCCGTCTCCGGCATGATCAATCCGGCCAAGGTGCTGAACTTCCTCGATCTCGCGGGGAGCTGGGATCCGAGCCTCGCCCTGGTGATGGCGAGCGCGCTCGCCGTCACCGCGATCGGCTACCGCCTGGTGCTCAGGCGGGAGGCGCCCGTCTTCGAGATGCGCTTCCAGCTGCCGACGGCGACGCGCCTGGACGCCCGCCTGCTGGGCGGCGCGGCGCTGTTCGGCGTCGGCTGGGGCCTGGCGGGCTTGTGCCCGGGCCCGGCGATCACCGCGGCCGGCCTCGCCCTGCCGCAGGTGTTCGTCTTCCTCGCCGCCATGCTGGCAACGATCGCGCTCTACCGCTGGGGCACGGCCGGTCCCCTGCTGCGCAACCGGCGCGCCTGA
- a CDS encoding YeeE/YedE family protein yields MEYATPFTPWSALAGGALIGLASVLLMALNGRIAGISGIAGGLIGPATPDRGWRAAFIAGLVLAPLVYTLAAGEAPAVEFPVNTALLIAGGALVGLGTQLGSGCTSGHGVCGMSRLSPRSIAATAVFMTTGFATVFVVRHVF; encoded by the coding sequence ATGGAATACGCCACACCCTTCACGCCCTGGAGCGCGCTCGCCGGCGGCGCGCTGATCGGGCTCGCCTCGGTCCTGCTGATGGCCCTGAACGGCCGCATCGCCGGGATTTCCGGCATTGCCGGCGGACTGATCGGGCCGGCCACGCCCGACCGGGGCTGGCGCGCCGCCTTCATTGCCGGGCTGGTGCTCGCCCCGCTGGTCTACACGCTCGCCGCGGGCGAGGCGCCGGCGGTCGAGTTTCCCGTCAACACCGCCCTGCTGATCGCCGGCGGCGCGCTCGTCGGGCTCGGCACCCAGCTGGGCTCGGGCTGCACGTCCGGGCACGGTGTCTGCGGCATGTCGCGCCTGTCGCCGCGCTCGATCGCGGCCACGGCCGTGTTCATGACCACCGGCTTCGCGACCGTGTTTGTCGTTCGCCACGTCTTCTGA
- a CDS encoding ArsR/SmtB family transcription factor, giving the protein MKHDLDLSKVRERAEEVSGLLKILSHPNRLLVACELMDGERSVSQIEAATGVAQPNLSRDLARLRAEGLVVTRRQSKQIFYRLKDSRMEALMRAMCEAFGPKPKAAGPNAAETTETRK; this is encoded by the coding sequence ATGAAGCACGATCTCGATCTCAGCAAGGTACGCGAACGCGCCGAGGAGGTGTCGGGTCTTCTCAAGATCCTGTCCCATCCCAACCGGCTCCTGGTCGCGTGCGAACTGATGGACGGCGAGCGCTCGGTGTCGCAGATCGAGGCTGCGACCGGCGTCGCCCAGCCCAACCTCTCGCGCGACCTCGCGCGGCTGCGTGCCGAGGGTCTCGTCGTGACCCGGCGCCAGTCCAAGCAGATTTTCTATCGCCTGAAGGACTCCCGGATGGAGGCGCTGATGCGCGCCATGTGCGAGGCCTTCGGCCCGAAGCCCAAGGCGGCAGGCCCCAATGCCGCCGAGACCACGGAGACCCGAAAATGA
- a CDS encoding MBL fold metallo-hydrolase, with protein sequence MTRKPDVRMFFDEPTNTFSYVVSDPETKKAAIVDSVLNYDPKSGRTSKQSADEIIAFVKDQGFDVEWILETHVHADHLSAAPYLKEQLGGKLAIGSNIKVVQDVFGKVFNAGTEFRRDGSQFDHLFEDGETFRLGAIEAKAIHTPGHTPACMTYVIGDAGFVGDTLFMPDYGTARCDFPGGDARTLYRSIQKIFALPEETRLFMCHDYKAPGRDYYAHETTVGEEKALNIHVHQGVSEDAFVKMRTERDAKLQMPQLILPSVQVNMRAGQKPPAEDNGIHYLKIPLDAL encoded by the coding sequence ATGACCCGCAAGCCCGACGTCAGAATGTTCTTCGACGAGCCGACCAACACCTTCTCCTACGTCGTCTCCGACCCGGAGACGAAGAAGGCGGCGATCGTCGACTCGGTGCTCAATTACGACCCGAAATCGGGCCGCACCTCCAAGCAGAGCGCCGACGAGATCATCGCCTTCGTGAAGGATCAGGGCTTCGACGTGGAGTGGATCCTCGAGACCCATGTCCACGCCGACCACCTTTCGGCTGCGCCCTATCTGAAGGAGCAGCTCGGCGGCAAGCTCGCGATCGGATCCAACATCAAGGTCGTCCAGGACGTGTTCGGCAAGGTGTTCAACGCCGGCACCGAGTTCCGCCGCGACGGCTCGCAGTTCGATCATCTGTTCGAGGACGGCGAGACCTTCAGGCTCGGCGCGATCGAGGCGAAGGCCATCCACACGCCGGGCCACACCCCGGCCTGCATGACCTATGTCATCGGCGATGCCGGCTTCGTCGGCGACACGCTGTTCATGCCCGATTACGGCACGGCGCGCTGCGACTTCCCCGGCGGGGATGCGCGCACGCTCTACCGCTCGATCCAGAAGATCTTCGCCCTGCCCGAGGAGACGCGCCTGTTCATGTGCCACGACTACAAGGCGCCGGGGCGGGACTATTACGCCCACGAGACCACGGTCGGCGAGGAGAAGGCGCTCAACATCCACGTCCACCAGGGCGTGAGCGAGGACGCCTTCGTGAAGATGCGCACCGAGCGCGATGCGAAGCTGCAGATGCCGCAGCTGATCCTGCCGTCGGTCCAGGTCAACATGCGCGCCGGCCAGAAGCCGCCCGCCGAGGACAACGGCATCCATTATCTGAAGATCCCGCTCGACGCGCTGTAA
- a CDS encoding bifunctional protein tyrosine phosphatase family protein/NAD(P)/FAD-dependent oxidoreductase, whose protein sequence is MELKPISPFFTASPQISVADVGTAASQGFKAIINNRPDGESDDQPSSQEIAAAAAAQGLDYRHIPVAGGQIGEADIEAMADALDALNGPVLAYCRTGTRSVTLWALVEARHMDAEALIRAAARAGYDISGQRARLAARLRTPARSGEEPGRPGSDAARYDVVVIGGGAGGIAAAASLLKRRPGTSIALVEPKEEHYYQPGWTLVGGGVFRRQDTVRPMARLIPKGVNWIRAAAASFEPERQCVVLEDGTRLAYGVLVAAPGLKLDWDKVDGLRATLGRNGVTSNYQFDLAPYTWELVRGLKSGTAIFTQPPMPIKCAGAPQKAMYLACDAWRRAGVLENVDVEFRNAGGVLFGVADYVPALMDYVERYGIDLALSSNLVAIDGPNRTATFRAMTGDREGELVERRFDMIHVCPPQCAPDFVRTSPLANDAGWIDVSPETLQHTRYGNVFALGDACSAPNAKTAAAVRAQAPVVAENAIAVLEGRKPRRVYNGYGSCPLTVERGKIVLAEFGYGGKLLPTFPQWLVDGRRPTRLAWILKEKMLPWIYFEALLKGREWLIRPERLAHSPAGFEAQEALPTDR, encoded by the coding sequence ATGGAACTCAAGCCGATTTCGCCTTTCTTCACGGCGAGCCCGCAGATCTCCGTCGCCGATGTCGGCACTGCGGCGAGCCAGGGCTTCAAGGCGATCATCAACAACCGGCCCGACGGCGAGAGCGACGACCAGCCCTCGTCGCAGGAGATCGCGGCCGCAGCGGCGGCGCAGGGTCTCGATTACCGGCACATTCCCGTCGCCGGCGGACAGATCGGCGAGGCCGACATCGAGGCGATGGCCGACGCGCTCGACGCGCTCAACGGACCCGTGCTCGCCTATTGCCGGACCGGGACGCGCTCGGTGACCCTGTGGGCGCTCGTCGAGGCCCGTCACATGGACGCCGAAGCGCTGATCAGGGCCGCGGCGCGGGCCGGATACGACATATCCGGTCAGCGCGCGCGGCTCGCCGCGCGGCTGCGCACGCCGGCCAGGTCCGGCGAGGAGCCCGGCCGGCCCGGATCGGACGCGGCACGCTACGATGTCGTCGTCATCGGCGGCGGGGCGGGGGGAATCGCCGCCGCGGCGAGCCTCCTCAAGCGACGCCCCGGCACCTCCATCGCGCTCGTCGAGCCGAAGGAGGAGCACTACTACCAGCCCGGATGGACGCTGGTCGGCGGCGGGGTCTTCCGCCGCCAGGATACCGTAAGGCCCATGGCCCGGCTGATCCCGAAGGGCGTGAACTGGATCCGGGCCGCTGCGGCGAGCTTCGAGCCGGAACGCCAGTGCGTGGTTCTGGAGGACGGTACGCGGCTCGCCTACGGCGTGCTCGTCGCCGCGCCCGGGCTGAAGCTCGACTGGGACAAGGTCGACGGCCTTCGCGCGACGCTCGGACGCAACGGGGTGACCTCCAACTACCAGTTCGATCTCGCGCCCTATACCTGGGAGCTCGTGCGGGGGCTGAAGTCGGGCACCGCGATCTTCACCCAGCCGCCGATGCCGATCAAATGCGCCGGCGCGCCGCAGAAGGCGATGTATCTCGCCTGCGACGCATGGCGGCGTGCGGGCGTGCTGGAAAATGTCGATGTCGAGTTCCGCAATGCGGGAGGCGTGCTGTTCGGCGTCGCCGACTACGTTCCGGCCCTGATGGACTATGTCGAGCGCTACGGCATCGATCTCGCGCTCAGTTCCAACCTCGTGGCCATCGACGGCCCGAACAGGACCGCGACCTTCCGCGCGATGACCGGAGATCGCGAGGGCGAGCTGGTCGAGCGCAGGTTCGACATGATCCATGTCTGCCCGCCCCAGTGCGCGCCCGATTTCGTGCGGACCTCCCCGCTCGCGAACGATGCCGGCTGGATCGATGTCTCGCCCGAGACGCTCCAGCACACGCGCTACGGAAACGTCTTCGCGCTGGGCGACGCCTGTTCGGCGCCCAATGCCAAGACCGCTGCGGCCGTACGCGCACAGGCGCCGGTCGTGGCGGAGAACGCGATAGCCGTGCTCGAAGGGCGAAAGCCGCGCCGCGTCTATAACGGATACGGCTCCTGTCCGCTCACCGTGGAGCGGGGCAAGATCGTGCTCGCCGAGTTCGGCTATGGCGGCAAGCTGCTGCCCACATTCCCGCAGTGGCTCGTCGACGGCCGGCGTCCGACCCGTCTTGCCTGGATCCTGAAGGAGAAGATGCTGCCCTGGATCTATTTCGAGGCCCTGCTCAAGGGGCGCGAGTGGCTGATCCGGCCCGAGCGTCTCGCCCACAGCCCGGCCGGGTTCGAGGCGCAGGAGGCGCTGCCGACGGACCGCTGA
- a CDS encoding SulP family inorganic anion transporter: MKPARFLPILDWGRRYDASALSSDALAAVIVTIMLIPQSLAYALLAGLPPQAGLYASIAPLVAYALFGTSTALAVGPVAVVSLLTAASVGRIAEAGSTDYVTAALTLAFLSGVFLLILGVFRLGFLANFLSHPVISGFITASGLIIAASQLGHILGVGAHGHTLVEILVSLVPEIGATNMPTLAIGAASLAFLWWVRGGLKPLLQRLGLPAGPAGMIARAGPILAVAVSIIAVRVLDLGARGVALVGEVPSGLPPFTLPSVQPDLIGALVSSAVLISIVGFVESVSVARTLAAKKRERIDPDQELVGLGAANIAASFSGGYPVTGGFARSVVNFDAGARTPAAGAFTAAGIALAALFLTPLLASLPTAVLAATIIVAVLSLVDLGALGRAWRYSRADFAAMAATLVLTLVLGVEAGIAAGVALSLALFLYRTSTPHSAVVGQVPGTQHFRNVDRHDVITAPNVLTLRVDESLYFANAGYLEDRILGLVAEKPGIEHVVLMCPAVNAIDLSALETLEAVNEGLREAGIALHLSEVKGPVMDRLKRSAFLEALTGEVFLSQYEAYAALAPETARGALEAARPEVCPNAESRGLHPL, translated from the coding sequence GTGAAACCCGCCCGCTTTCTTCCGATCCTCGACTGGGGACGGCGCTACGACGCCTCGGCCCTGTCCAGCGACGCACTGGCCGCGGTGATCGTGACGATCATGCTGATCCCGCAATCGCTCGCCTACGCGCTGCTCGCCGGACTGCCGCCGCAGGCGGGCCTCTATGCGTCCATCGCGCCGCTCGTGGCCTATGCGCTGTTCGGAACCAGCACCGCGCTGGCGGTCGGCCCGGTCGCGGTCGTGTCCCTGCTCACCGCCGCCTCGGTGGGCCGGATCGCGGAAGCGGGCAGCACCGACTATGTCACCGCCGCGCTCACGCTCGCCTTCCTCTCGGGGGTCTTCCTGCTGATCCTCGGCGTGTTCCGGCTGGGATTCCTGGCGAACTTCCTGTCCCATCCGGTGATCTCCGGCTTCATCACCGCCTCGGGCCTGATCATCGCGGCCAGCCAGCTCGGCCACATCCTCGGCGTGGGCGCGCACGGCCACACCCTGGTCGAGATCCTGGTCTCCCTCGTGCCCGAAATCGGTGCGACGAACATGCCCACGCTCGCCATCGGGGCGGCCTCGCTCGCCTTCCTGTGGTGGGTGCGCGGGGGCCTCAAACCCCTGCTGCAGCGCCTGGGACTGCCCGCCGGCCCCGCCGGCATGATCGCCCGCGCCGGGCCGATCCTCGCGGTGGCGGTGTCCATCATCGCGGTCCGCGTCCTCGATCTCGGCGCGCGCGGCGTGGCGCTGGTCGGCGAGGTGCCCTCGGGCCTTCCCCCCTTCACCCTGCCGAGCGTCCAGCCCGATCTCATCGGCGCACTGGTCTCCTCGGCCGTGCTGATCTCCATCGTGGGTTTCGTGGAGTCGGTCTCGGTCGCGCGCACGCTCGCGGCGAAGAAGCGCGAGCGGATCGATCCCGACCAGGAACTCGTCGGCCTCGGCGCGGCCAACATCGCCGCCTCGTTCTCCGGCGGCTATCCGGTGACGGGCGGCTTCGCGCGCTCGGTGGTCAATTTCGACGCCGGCGCGCGCACGCCCGCGGCCGGCGCCTTCACCGCTGCGGGCATCGCGCTCGCCGCGCTCTTCCTCACCCCGCTGCTGGCCAGCCTGCCGACCGCGGTGCTCGCCGCGACCATCATCGTCGCCGTGCTGTCCCTGGTCGATCTCGGGGCGCTGGGACGGGCCTGGCGCTATTCCAGGGCGGACTTCGCGGCGATGGCGGCCACGCTCGTGCTGACGCTGGTCCTGGGCGTGGAGGCGGGAATCGCGGCCGGCGTGGCGCTGTCCCTCGCCCTGTTCCTCTACCGCACGAGCACGCCCCACAGCGCCGTCGTCGGGCAGGTGCCGGGCACGCAGCACTTCCGCAATGTCGACCGCCACGACGTGATCACCGCGCCGAACGTGCTGACCCTGCGCGTCGACGAGAGCCTGTACTTCGCCAATGCCGGCTATCTGGAAGACCGGATCCTCGGCCTCGTGGCGGAGAAGCCCGGGATCGAGCACGTCGTGCTGATGTGCCCGGCGGTCAACGCGATCGACCTGTCCGCGCTGGAGACCCTGGAAGCGGTCAACGAGGGCCTGCGCGAGGCCGGCATCGCGCTGCACCTGTCGGAGGTGAAGGGCCCGGTGATGGACCGGCTGAAGCGCAGCGCCTTCCTCGAAGCCCTGACCGGCGAGGTCTTCCTCAGCCAGTACGAGGCCTACGCCGCGCTTGCCCCGGAGACCGCGCGGGGCGCGCTCGAAGCGGCCCGTCCCGAGGTCTGCCCCAACGCGGAAAGCCGGGGACTGCACCCGCTGTAA
- a CDS encoding TonB-dependent receptor domain-containing protein, which yields MKANRIALSAALLATTSLVPVSAAWAQDAEQGAQEPSDVITVRYQYVPEEKRVTSEVSSVVDAGDIQITGDSDIASALGRVTGLSISEGRFVVVRGLNERYSNTLINGSPLASPEPFRRAVPLDLFPTSLISNILVQKTYSPQFPGEFGGGVVEIDTAALPEEGFVEIGLSSAIDSSTTFQDGLTYDGGEHDWLGYDDGTRQWPEGFKNLFETSEVGPSEQDPTTLAELGRAFENSGLWLVQRDDLTPADAGVDLTLGDRYDFDGFSIGVLAAVGYDNSWSTQVGRRGKARVTGDQLSLSRDFHRMGTTNTIESNGLLNVGLETGDHSVQALALVLRSTEKETNRLLGFDSDLDALVRNDRTAWYERQVYTYQVSGEHTFDVGEGLGIDWRWSTADASRWAPNQREAFYEWDGPATEREAVGETYGLLEFEPFNDDFLLRNSGDGNRISFSRVDETTDEYGADVTLPVMLFGIDWEWMAGFAHLERERKAYNREFRFTGTIPADLRGSRIDYIFADQNILDTRFRLQETGGVLTPEAYRGNLEVESYYVSTDAQLTPFLRAALGARFEDGEQTLDTFGFPAENPADVGDNEGFISEDYVLPAATITWTFAENMQLRVGYSETIIRPQFRELGFTLFFDPDVDELFRGNPFLVNSELQNYDARFEWYFGRDQFFTAGVFYKTIENPIVEYILPDGENLSTSFVNAPEATLTGFELEFEKRFDFSDRFEGEFWQNAEFFVKSNYTYIDSEMSAGANDTVIVAEPGAGADPQASVGPAAGFINDGEPLQGQSEHLANLQVGWEDNAANTRTALLVNYTGERSRALANVAVGLPAVIEEPPLLVDLVHSRSIDLEDGNTFDVRFAVRNILGEDYVATQSAAGSSIVVDSYEVGTTFSINLSRTF from the coding sequence ATGAAAGCGAACCGCATCGCGCTCTCGGCGGCCCTGCTGGCTACGACCTCACTGGTCCCGGTCAGCGCCGCATGGGCGCAGGACGCCGAACAAGGCGCCCAGGAACCGAGCGACGTCATCACCGTACGCTACCAATATGTCCCGGAAGAGAAGCGGGTGACCTCGGAAGTCTCCAGCGTCGTCGACGCCGGCGACATCCAGATCACCGGGGACTCCGACATCGCCTCGGCGCTCGGCCGGGTGACGGGCCTGTCCATCTCCGAAGGGCGTTTCGTGGTCGTGCGCGGCCTGAACGAACGCTACTCCAACACGCTGATCAACGGCTCGCCGCTGGCGAGTCCGGAACCGTTCCGGCGCGCCGTGCCGCTGGACCTCTTCCCGACGAGCCTGATCAGCAACATTCTCGTGCAGAAGACCTATTCGCCGCAGTTCCCCGGTGAATTCGGCGGCGGCGTGGTCGAGATCGACACGGCGGCGCTGCCCGAGGAAGGGTTCGTCGAGATCGGCCTCAGCTCCGCCATCGACTCCTCGACGACCTTCCAGGACGGCCTGACCTATGACGGCGGGGAGCATGACTGGCTGGGCTATGACGACGGCACCCGCCAGTGGCCGGAAGGGTTCAAGAATCTCTTCGAAACCTCGGAGGTCGGCCCGTCCGAGCAGGATCCGACGACGCTTGCCGAACTCGGCCGCGCATTCGAGAATTCCGGACTCTGGCTCGTCCAGCGCGACGACCTGACCCCGGCGGATGCCGGCGTCGATCTCACGCTCGGCGACCGCTACGACTTCGACGGCTTCTCGATCGGGGTCCTGGCCGCTGTCGGCTACGACAACAGCTGGTCCACCCAGGTGGGCCGCCGCGGCAAGGCCCGGGTGACGGGCGATCAGCTCAGCCTCAGCCGGGACTTCCACCGGATGGGGACGACCAACACGATCGAATCCAACGGTCTGTTGAATGTCGGTCTCGAAACCGGCGACCACTCGGTTCAGGCGCTGGCGCTCGTCCTGCGCTCGACCGAGAAGGAAACCAACCGCCTGCTCGGCTTCGACAGTGACCTCGATGCCCTCGTGCGCAACGACCGCACGGCCTGGTACGAGCGTCAGGTCTACACCTACCAGGTGTCGGGCGAGCACACCTTCGATGTCGGCGAGGGCCTTGGCATCGACTGGCGCTGGTCGACGGCCGACGCATCGCGCTGGGCTCCCAACCAGCGGGAAGCCTTCTACGAGTGGGACGGGCCGGCGACCGAGCGCGAGGCCGTCGGGGAGACCTACGGCCTGCTCGAGTTCGAACCGTTCAACGACGACTTCCTCCTGCGCAACTCCGGCGACGGTAACCGCATCTCCTTCTCGCGCGTGGACGAGACCACCGACGAGTACGGGGCGGACGTCACCCTTCCGGTCATGCTGTTCGGCATCGACTGGGAGTGGATGGCCGGCTTTGCCCATCTCGAGCGCGAGCGGAAGGCCTACAACCGGGAATTCCGCTTCACCGGCACGATCCCGGCGGACCTGCGCGGCAGCCGGATCGACTACATCTTCGCCGACCAGAACATCCTCGACACCCGGTTCCGTCTTCAGGAAACCGGCGGGGTGCTCACGCCGGAGGCCTATCGCGGCAATCTCGAGGTGGAATCCTACTACGTCTCGACCGACGCCCAGCTCACGCCCTTCCTGCGGGCCGCGCTCGGCGCCCGCTTCGAGGACGGCGAGCAGACGCTCGACACGTTCGGCTTCCCGGCCGAGAACCCGGCCGATGTCGGCGACAACGAGGGCTTCATCTCGGAAGACTACGTGCTCCCGGCGGCGACCATCACCTGGACCTTCGCCGAGAACATGCAGCTGCGCGTCGGCTATTCGGAAACGATCATCCGGCCCCAGTTCCGCGAACTCGGCTTCACCCTGTTCTTCGATCCCGACGTCGACGAACTGTTCCGCGGCAACCCGTTCCTGGTGAACTCGGAGCTGCAGAACTACGACGCCCGCTTCGAGTGGTATTTCGGCCGCGACCAGTTCTTCACCGCCGGCGTGTTCTACAAGACGATCGAGAACCCGATCGTGGAATACATCCTGCCGGACGGCGAGAACCTGTCGACCTCGTTCGTCAACGCGCCGGAAGCCACGCTCACCGGCTTCGAGCTCGAGTTCGAGAAGCGCTTCGACTTCTCCGACCGGTTCGAGGGCGAGTTCTGGCAGAATGCCGAGTTCTTCGTGAAGTCGAACTACACCTATATCGACTCCGAGATGTCGGCGGGCGCGAACGATACGGTCATCGTCGCCGAACCCGGTGCCGGTGCCGATCCGCAGGCCTCGGTGGGTCCGGCTGCGGGCTTCATCAACGACGGCGAGCCGCTGCAGGGTCAGTCCGAGCACCTGGCCAACCTCCAGGTGGGCTGGGAAGACAACGCAGCGAACACCCGCACGGCGCTGCTGGTGAACTACACCGGCGAACGCAGCCGGGCGCTCGCCAACGTCGCGGTCGGCCTGCCGGCGGTGATCGAGGAGCCCCCGCTCCTGGTCGACCTGGTGCACAGCCGCTCGATCGATCTGGAAGACGGCAACACGTTCGATGTGCGCTTCGCGGTCCGCAACATCCTGGGTGAGGACTATGTCGCCACCCAGTCGGCCGCCGGCTCGTCGATCGTCGTCGACAGCTACGAGGTCGGAACGACCTTCTCGATCAACCTGTCGCGCACGTTCTAG
- a CDS encoding type II secretion system protein N, with the protein MNAVESMGQAGTAGRTPARIGRARLAAGTAEIALAALIALLLARALWFVVYGADAVRIDLDLAGPAPAERAGESGADLSILSEGVLFAARATPDAGEAVADAPETQLDLTLRGVRRGSDPQSGTAVVQSPELGQRTLPVGAEIAPGVVLEAVYSDRVIINRRGVRESLLLREDARARTSLLRPAGEDAPEAVETTVTPPPASPGAARLTEADWVRGLRLERAETAGEAVGYGVLDTSDPVLLDTVGLQAGDIITHVNGRALTGSVNTLEVLEELAESSRASFVVLRGGEARTIEVNLR; encoded by the coding sequence ATGAACGCGGTGGAGAGTATGGGGCAGGCAGGCACAGCCGGGCGAACGCCCGCCCGGATCGGGCGTGCGCGTCTCGCCGCCGGTACCGCCGAGATCGCGCTCGCCGCGCTGATCGCCCTGCTGCTCGCCCGCGCCCTCTGGTTCGTCGTCTACGGCGCCGATGCCGTGCGGATCGATCTCGACCTTGCCGGCCCGGCGCCCGCCGAGCGGGCGGGTGAGAGCGGGGCGGATCTGTCGATCCTGTCGGAGGGGGTCCTGTTCGCGGCGCGCGCGACGCCGGACGCGGGCGAGGCGGTCGCCGACGCCCCCGAGACCCAGCTCGATCTCACACTTCGCGGCGTGCGCCGGGGCAGCGACCCGCAATCGGGAACCGCCGTCGTCCAGAGCCCGGAACTCGGCCAGCGCACGCTGCCCGTGGGCGCGGAGATCGCGCCCGGCGTGGTGCTGGAGGCGGTCTATTCCGACCGGGTCATCATCAACCGGCGCGGCGTGCGCGAGAGCCTCCTGCTGCGCGAGGACGCCCGGGCGCGCACCAGCCTCCTGCGCCCGGCCGGCGAGGACGCGCCGGAGGCGGTGGAGACGACGGTCACGCCGCCTCCTGCCTCGCCCGGAGCGGCGCGCCTGACCGAGGCCGACTGGGTGCGCGGCCTGCGCCTGGAGCGCGCCGAGACGGCCGGGGAAGCCGTCGGCTATGGCGTTCTGGACACCAGCGACCCCGTCCTTCTCGACACCGTCGGCCTGCAGGCCGGCGACATCATCACGCACGTCAACGGCCGGGCGCTGACCGGCTCCGTGAACACCCTGGAAGTGCTGGAGGAACTCGCCGAGTCCTCCCGCGCCAGCTTCGTCGTCCTGCGTGGCGGCGAGGCCCGGACAATCGAGGTCAATCTGCGATGA